Proteins from a single region of Sneathiella aquimaris:
- a CDS encoding TRAP transporter small permease yields MMLLRTLDWLVDKSGTLSAICALMMAGLGTLDVLAMSLFNAPITGTIEFSSMLLVSCLFLAMPMAAKDDDNISVDLLINAVPVTFRRLLSAFNNICTIGFFAILTFLSWKLAMKGLEKGDVMTGAINFELWPFKLLAAVGATLALMALSARLIRELSPKSRKQYTPSAES; encoded by the coding sequence ATGATGCTGTTGCGAACTCTTGATTGGTTGGTAGACAAGTCAGGAACTTTATCTGCCATCTGCGCACTGATGATGGCCGGACTGGGGACGTTGGATGTGCTGGCAATGTCTTTGTTTAATGCCCCGATTACCGGAACCATCGAATTTTCAAGCATGTTACTGGTTAGCTGTCTCTTCCTTGCCATGCCAATGGCGGCAAAAGACGACGACAATATTTCCGTAGATTTGCTGATTAACGCTGTCCCGGTAACATTTCGCCGATTGTTATCGGCCTTTAACAATATTTGCACAATCGGCTTTTTCGCAATCCTGACGTTTCTCAGCTGGAAGTTGGCCATGAAGGGCTTGGAGAAAGGCGACGTCATGACAGGTGCCATCAATTTTGAGCTTTGGCCGTTTAAATTGCTTGCAGCCGTTGGCGCGACATTGGCTTTGATGGCTTTGTCTGCTCGTTTGATCCGTGAGCTGAGCCCGAAATCACGTAAACAATATACCCCTTCTGCGGAGAGTTAA